A stretch of the Gossypium hirsutum isolate 1008001.06 chromosome D07, Gossypium_hirsutum_v2.1, whole genome shotgun sequence genome encodes the following:
- the LOC107960779 gene encoding MATH domain and coiled-coil domain-containing protein At1g31390-like → MLVQQFYTINKKYSMPFYERYTSDVQTIGDSKWELIVYPRGIGTAKNIALSVFLGLVEAQKLPPKGKVYAKYKFRVRDSFNSINTREFTDSAWFTASAIGFGSRHFISLRDLQDRSKGYIVNDTLIVEADIIIVSNVKLFL, encoded by the exons ATGCTGGTACAACAGTTTTACACTATCAACAAAAAGTATTCAATGCCATTCTATGAACGCTATACCTCTGATGTTCAAACTATTGGAGACTCAAAATG GGAATTGATAGTTTACCCTAGAGGAATTGGAACAGCAAAGAACATTGCACTTTCTGTGTTCTTGGGTTTGGTTGAGGCTCAAAAGCTTCCACCTAAAGGAAAAGTGTACGCAAAATACAAGTTTAGGGTCAGAGACAGTTTCAATTCCATTAACACCAGGGAATTTACag ATTCAGCTTGGTTTACTGCATCAGCTATTGGATTCGGTTCTCGACACTTCATTTCACTGCGGGATTTACAAGACAGATCAAAAGGCTACATTGTTAATGATACTTTGATAGTTGAAGCTGATATTATTATAGTTTCTAATGTCAAACTTTTCTTATGA
- the LOC107960778 gene encoding MATH domain and coiled-coil domain-containing protein At3g58200-like, translating to MEEFLRKPEIRRITRDVPPAHYIFSIESFSLLVDTGVEKYESHAFDVQNYKWRLSLYPSGNKKSNGEGFISLYLQIEDTQYFPRTWEVNVNFRFFILDQIRDKYLTIEESDGVIKRYYQMKTEWGIAQLLSLDHFNETSNGYLVDDCCSFGVEVFVIKQTGKLERLSMMKQPPNNTITFQLQKC from the exons ATGGAAGAGTTTCTGAGAAAACCTg aaATAAGAAGAATTACAAGAGATGTTCCACCAGCTCACTATATATTCAGTATAGAGTCATTCTCTTTATTGGTTGATACAGGGGTGGAGAAGTATGAATCCCATGCATTTGATGTTCAGAATTATAAATG GAGGTTGTCACTCTACCCCAGTGGAAACAAGAAAAGCAATGGCGAAGGCTTCATCTCTCTTTACTTACAAATTGAAGACACCCAATATTTTCCTCGTACTTGGGAAGTAAATGTTAACTTTAGGTTCTTCATTCTTGATCAAATTCGTGACAAATACTTAACCATTGAAG AAAGTGATGGGGTGATTAAACGATATTATCAAATGAAAACTGAATGGGGCATTGCTCAATTGCTATCTTTGGATCATTTTAATGAAACTTCAAATGGATACCTGGTTGATGATTGTTGCTCATTTGGGGTTGAAGTATTTGTGATCAAACAAACAGGGAAATTGGAACGTCTTTCAATGATGAAGCAGCCACCCAACAATACCATAACCTTCCAACTCCAAAAGTGTTAA
- the LOC107958579 gene encoding probable inactive receptor kinase At2g26730, whose translation MKPISKSIVMFSGYIALGLVIIGLILCRLKKKKRERLEAPSPCKVASVDDIVDTKPSFTSTDFKTDVSKSDYSIYSTESAFVPSSLVVLTSPIISDLKFEDLLSAPAELLGRGKHGTLYRVIFENGMVLAVKRIKGWMISTDEFKHRMQRLDQAKHLNVLPALAFYCSIHEKLLVYEYQPNGSLFSLLHGKQPRRKFEWASRLKIAAKIAEALAYMHRELYVDGIPHGNLKSTNILLKNNMEPCISEYGLMVMDPQDPSSSLNGLNSMQQQTKGTSTNGFKADIYGFGVILLELLTGKLVQNDGIDLTSWVHSVVREEWTVEVFDKSIILDGASEERMLNLLQVAIKCVNQAPESRPSISQVVSMINTIKEEDDKSLVYEP comes from the exons atgaaaccaATCTCAAAGAGTATTGTTATGTTCTCAGGTTATATTGCTTTGGGATTGGTCATTATTGGTTTAATTCTTTGCAGgctgaaaaagaagaaaagagagagacTTGAAGCACCAAGTCCATGTAAGGTAGCATCAGTTGATGATATTGTTGATACCAAGCCTAGTTTTACGTCGACGGATTTTAAGACCGACGTAAGTAAATCCGATTATTCGATCTATTCAACCGAAAGTGCATTCGTCCCGTCTTCATTAGTGGTTCTAACCAGTCCTATAATAAGTGATTTGAAGTTTGAGGACTTGCTTAGTGCACCAGCTGAGTTGCTTGGGAGAGGCAAACATGGTACCCTATATCGAGTTATCTTCGAAAACGGGATGGTTTTGGCTGTTAAAAGGATTAAAGGTTGGATGATTTCGACCGATGAGTTTAAACATAGGATGCAGAGGCTAGATCAAGCGAAGCATTTGAACGTCCTGCCGGCTCTCGCCTTCTATTGTTCCATACATGAGAAGCTTCTGGTTTATGAATATCAGCCTAATGGAAGTCTCTTCAGTCTTCTCCATG GAAAGCAACCGAGACGAAAATTCGAATGGGCCAGCAGACTCAAAATTGCAGCCAAAATTGCAGAGGCATTGGCATACATGCACCGGGAACTGTACGTTGATGGCATCCCTCACGGTAACTTAAAATCCACAAACATCTTGCTGAAAAACAACATGGAACCTTGCATAAGTGAATATGGACTTATGGTCATGGATCCTCAAGATCCCTCTTCAAGCcttaatggcctaaattcaatgCAACAACAAACCAAGGGCACTTCAACCAATGGTTTCAAAGCAGACATATATGGCTTTGGTGTGATTCTGCTTGAGCTACTAACTGGAAAGCTGGTCCAAAATGATGGTATTGATTTAACTTCATGGGTTCATTCAGTGGTTCGCGAAGAATGGACCGTCGAAGTTTTCGATAAGTCGATAATTTTAGACGGTGCGAGTGAAGAGAGGATGCTGAATTTGCTGCAAGTGGCTATCAAATGTGTTAATCAGGCTCCTGAGTCTAGGCCAAGCATTAGCCAAGTTGTCTCCATGATTAACACCAtaaaggaagaagatgataaatcACTAGTCTATGAACCATAA